The window CCAATATTTAAGTTATAAAATCATCCACCGTTGAAATTAAACCAGTACAAAAACATCATGGAACCAGTCGCACGCTCAAAAGTAGTAAAAAAAACACAAACAGATGCTAAGCTCAATTGTTTTaagtaaaaaattaaaatgtaaaatacatctatgatgatAATTCTGTAAGGTTGACACTGACACAATCCACATGTTTCAGAAACTAAAATACTAACCTTCAACCTACGCTGATCTTGTACAACTTGTTTTGCCCGTGCCCTAACTTCTTCAGGGTCAACCTTGGACTGAGGGCGCACAACAAAATCCAGAGGCAATGCTTCAGGTCTGGAAGCATGTTGCCTAGCGGCTGCATTGCCAGATTTTCGACCCCTGCATTCACATATAGAACATTTTAAAGAACATACAGAACAGCTTTAGTTTGTAAACCAATCcgacatgaaaagaaaaaaatgcttCAACCACCAATGAATTGTAGAGCATTCAACAACCGATTATCTTACTGTGAAAATTCAGCCAGATCAACATCATCATCTCGAGATTGCAATCCAGTAGCTTTAGCCACTTGCCTTAGTgatcaaacataaaaaaaaacacaAGTTAGGGAATGACCAATCAAGATCACAAAATAAAATGCACTAGTGCTAAAACAATAGAAAAGACATCCTAGAGAAGTGTGGGAATTACTTCTGAGATGATGGTCTCCTGTATGGAGCTCTCTCATCTTCAAAGCTTCTCATATCCTCAAATCTAGTACTCTTGTTAAATATTGGTCGACTCTGCCCCAATAGTTAAAATGTTAGTTTTAAGAAACTAGATCAAAACAACTTCATGATAGTCAAAATTAACTAAAAGACAAACAGCCTTGAAGCCACACCAGACCATATAGCTCAGTACCAATCAGTAttcattttcttattatttttcacTGATACTGGTATAGGTCGGTAAACTTCTAGGAAAACAGGCACCCACCAGTCTGACAAGTTGTCGAAACTGGTATTAGACCAGTATTTAAAAAAACATTGCTTGATGCAGTAAATGATCCAAGTGAAAGGATATATGCTTAAGAAAAATGACTGCATGTTACTTGTATAGAGATTTATTACCCATTTATCAACTAACTCTTTAGCAAGTTTTCTGTTTGACGTTGTctcttcatctgattttgataaAAACATAATCACCTGTATGCAAATATATGAAATCATTCTGACACTTGCATTAAGTATTTAAGAGACAACAATTGCTAGAACAAAATTTGTGTTTCACCTTGCCAAGACCACTCTTTTTCAGTTGTTCTCTCCTGTCATATTGCTCAAGGTCAATTGGGAACTGCATCACAGAAGTAATTTGTCATACACAACTGAGTATTCAAATATGAAAAAGGACTAGTTATATCATGCACCAGCACAGAATTCCACATTGCTAAAACCAATTCAATGATTCTGAAATCTTGATGATTGTCATAGTAGAAAAAATGATCATATTTGtacaaaaaaaattttcatcagaaatatggaaTACTTTCACACATACATCTGAAAGAAGTTTTAGTATGGCTGTTCGAATATTCATATTGGGCAAACTTCCATCAGGTAGGGGTTCAAGCCAATTCTTTAGAAGAGTTAATACACCATGATCCAAGAATTCTTGCTGAAGCTTCTTCCTGCATATAAAATATAAACTCCAAGATGTCAGATCTAGAAACTCCAAGATCTGAGAACAAACAGATTATCCAGTATTAAAACGCATGTGTTCCAAACTTCCTACTGCAGAAGTATGATGGCTCAAATGACCTAACTCTCTTTCTTGCCCAATAAGATATTCTTACTTTGAGAGAACCTCTATAAGCAACGGCAGTTTCCTGAGTTTGTTAATGGCTGGTTTATTTTGCCTGTTTAATTCAGCATCTTCTTCAGCTGTAACTTCTAACTCTGCCATAAGATGCTCAACTATCAAAGCAATTTCAGCAGGCGActtctcatttttcttctttttctttcctcccTTGAAGAGTTGTTTGATTTCATCATCTTCTTCACCCTCTTCTGCCTACAAGGACAAAAGTGATTGAAAATTCAGAACCAAAAGTGCTATCAGTTCCAAATCGACTTGACTGCatcaatgaaaaataataataaattataggtAGGTCACACAACAGTGTCATGCAAGCAACAGAAACAAAAATGAATAGTTGCAATGTATCAATTGTGCTATGCCCACTGAACTAGGCACATttgc of the Musa acuminata AAA Group cultivar baxijiao chromosome BXJ2-10, Cavendish_Baxijiao_AAA, whole genome shotgun sequence genome contains:
- the LOC135625354 gene encoding protein IWS1 homolog 1-like produces the protein MGYENDPYMDEDGEPLMDPDMPSDREPSPEPAYPIEDEDEDEGDWRRRERSPTPVMSSMADGKGGKPRKRLVKKTGSPAPAFGEEGLDDWEDEGLSSKKMRKTSPSLKEGKGGSWKKEKGQSSSSKGDWSSAKVSKSAPKGYGGGSRGQEADPEMEELWNTIAGGDSEDDQEGIRTVDDDNFIDDSGVDAADRYGSDNEPAFAGDAPQAEEGEEDDEIKQLFKGGKKKKKNEKSPAEIALIVEHLMAELEVTAEEDAELNRQNKPAINKLRKLPLLIEVLSKKKLQQEFLDHGVLTLLKNWLEPLPDGSLPNMNIRTAILKLLSDFPIDLEQYDRREQLKKSGLGKVIMFLSKSDEETTSNRKLAKELVDKWSRPIFNKSTRFEDMRSFEDERAPYRRPSSQKQVAKATGLQSRDDDVDLAEFSQGRKSGNAAARQHASRPEALPLDFVVRPQSKVDPEEVRARAKQVVQDQRRLKMNKRLQQLKAPKKKQLQASKLSVEGRGMVKYL